In one Bradyrhizobium sp. 4 genomic region, the following are encoded:
- the rocF gene encoding arginase, whose translation MTDRTTTDRARRIALLGAPIDMGASQRGTLMGPAALRTAGLATLLESLDFEVVDYGDLSVAELRDLADRAPDKANHYREIQRWTRVLSRRGYEIAKTGALPIFLGGDHTLSMGSVNAMARHWQERGRELFVLWLDAHADYNTPETTITANMHGMSAAFLCGEPGLEGLLGDDPRASIDPDRLDLFGARSIDKLEKELMRTRRIRVVDMRQIDEFGVAVLIRRVIERVRASNGVLHVSFDVDFLDPCVAPGVGTTVPGGATYREAHLIMELLHDSGVVGSLDIVELNPFLDERGRTARTAVELIGSLFGQQIADRPTPSNAIAPGE comes from the coding sequence GTGACCGACCGGACCACGACGGATCGAGCCCGGCGCATCGCCTTGCTCGGCGCTCCCATCGACATGGGGGCTTCGCAGCGCGGTACCCTGATGGGCCCTGCGGCGCTCCGCACTGCCGGCCTTGCGACACTGCTCGAGAGCCTGGATTTCGAGGTGGTCGATTACGGCGATCTCTCGGTGGCCGAGCTCCGGGATCTCGCAGACAGGGCCCCCGACAAAGCCAATCACTACCGCGAAATTCAGCGCTGGACGCGCGTGCTGAGCCGCAGAGGCTACGAGATCGCGAAAACCGGCGCGCTGCCGATTTTTCTCGGCGGCGATCACACGTTGTCAATGGGATCGGTGAATGCCATGGCCCGTCACTGGCAGGAGCGCGGACGCGAGCTGTTCGTGCTCTGGCTCGATGCCCATGCCGACTACAACACCCCGGAGACGACCATCACTGCCAATATGCACGGCATGTCGGCGGCATTCCTTTGCGGCGAACCCGGCCTCGAGGGGTTGCTGGGCGACGATCCGCGCGCCTCGATCGATCCCGACAGGCTCGACCTGTTCGGCGCGCGCTCGATCGACAAGCTCGAAAAGGAGCTGATGCGCACGCGCCGGATCAGGGTCGTCGACATGCGCCAGATCGACGAATTCGGCGTCGCCGTGCTGATCCGCCGCGTCATAGAGCGCGTCAGGGCCAGCAACGGCGTATTGCATGTCAGTTTCGACGTCGATTTTCTCGACCCCTGCGTCGCACCTGGCGTGGGCACGACGGTGCCGGGTGGAGCGACCTATCGCGAGGCGCATCTGATCATGGAGCTCCTGCACGATTCCGGCGTAGTCGGTTCACTCGACATCGTCGAGCTCAATCCGTTCCTCGACGAGCGTGGCCGCACCGCGCGCACCGCGGTCGAACTGATCGGCAGCCTGTTCGGCCAGCAGATCGCCGACCGGCCGACCCCGAGCAATGCGATCGCGCCGGGCGAGTGA
- a CDS encoding divalent metal cation transporter translates to MTDSALTPAKSAPTLLQRLGPGLVTGAADDDPSGIATYSQAGAQFGYGLLWTVFLTTPFMIAIQLVSARIGRVTGKGLAANVMQIAPRWAVLSLVAMLVAANTFNIAADIAAMAEALSLVIGGLNHEHALIFAAGSTLLQVFLPYRRYSPVLKFLTLALFAYVATAFTVKIPWSTALLAAVWPKTNVSADYFMMVVAVLGTTISPYLFFWQASQEIEEMNQGKRDKPLRELKRGGSPELARIRSDTIAGMLLSNGIAFFIILTTASVLHANGVTNINSATEAAEALRPLAGDFTFALFATGIIGTGLLAIPVLAGSAAYGVAEIFGWRATLEAKPDEAVGFYTIIAAATIMGFGLGFTGIDSIHMLVWSAVLNGIVAVPIMAMMMLIVSSKAIMGRFKGRSWLVALGWLGTALMALAVLALLGSSAIG, encoded by the coding sequence ATGACCGACAGTGCCCTCACCCCTGCGAAATCCGCGCCGACGCTGTTGCAGAGGCTGGGGCCGGGTCTCGTCACCGGGGCGGCCGACGACGATCCGTCCGGCATCGCCACCTATTCGCAGGCCGGCGCGCAATTCGGATACGGACTGCTCTGGACGGTGTTTCTGACCACGCCGTTCATGATCGCCATCCAGCTCGTCAGCGCCCGGATCGGCCGCGTCACCGGCAAGGGGCTCGCCGCCAACGTCATGCAGATCGCGCCGCGCTGGGCGGTGCTGTCGCTGGTCGCCATGCTCGTCGCCGCCAACACCTTCAACATCGCCGCCGACATCGCGGCGATGGCGGAGGCGCTGTCGCTGGTGATCGGCGGCCTCAACCACGAGCACGCGCTGATCTTCGCGGCGGGCTCGACCCTGCTGCAGGTGTTCCTGCCCTATCGGCGCTATTCGCCGGTGCTGAAATTTCTCACCTTGGCGCTGTTCGCCTATGTCGCGACCGCCTTCACCGTCAAGATCCCGTGGAGCACGGCGCTGCTCGCGGCGGTGTGGCCGAAGACGAATGTCAGCGCCGACTATTTCATGATGGTCGTCGCCGTGCTCGGCACCACGATCAGCCCGTATCTGTTCTTCTGGCAGGCCTCGCAGGAGATCGAGGAGATGAACCAGGGCAAGCGCGACAAGCCGCTGCGCGAGCTCAAGCGCGGCGGCAGTCCGGAGCTGGCGCGCATCAGGTCCGACACCATCGCCGGCATGCTGCTCTCGAACGGCATCGCCTTCTTCATCATCCTCACCACCGCGTCGGTGCTGCACGCGAATGGCGTCACCAACATCAATTCGGCGACGGAGGCCGCCGAAGCGCTGCGGCCGCTCGCCGGCGACTTCACCTTCGCCCTGTTCGCGACCGGCATCATCGGCACCGGCCTGCTCGCGATTCCGGTGCTGGCGGGCTCGGCCGCTTACGGCGTGGCGGAGATCTTCGGCTGGCGCGCGACGCTGGAAGCGAAGCCCGACGAGGCGGTCGGCTTCTACACCATCATCGCCGCGGCAACCATCATGGGCTTCGGACTCGGTTTCACCGGCATCGATTCGATCCACATGCTGGTCTGGAGCGCCGTGCTCAACGGCATCGTCGCCGTTCCGATCATGGCCATGATGATGCTGATCGTCTCGAGCAAGGCGATCATGGGCCGCTTCAAGGGCCGCTCTTGGCTGGTCGCGCTGGGCTGGCTCGGCACCGCGCTGATGGCGCTGGCCGTGCTCGCTCTGCTCGGCTCGTCCGCGATCGGCTGA
- a CDS encoding mandelate racemase/muconate lactonizing enzyme family protein, with protein MTRSSKATSLEILACDAGWRNYHFVKLTTEDGIVGWSEFDEGFGSPGVGAAIQRLSARVVGQNVFRHERIYAELFAATRPAAGGVVAQALGAIENALLDAKAKCLGVPCYELLGGKIRDRVRVYWSHCATWRINHPSWYKPPIENLDGVKAMGREVRENKFTALKTNIFSYDDGKPTGWRPGFGSPFAPEINVDRKILRDLRMHLEAIRDGAGPDVDILLDCNFNAKTEGYLEILRTIADLDMFWIEIDSFNPEALGYIRRQSPHPISSCETLLGLREFLPYFREQAMDVAIIDTPWNGVWQSMKIAAAAEAFEVNVAPHNFYGHLCSMMNAHFCAAVPNLRIMEIDIDRLAWDRELFTHEPEIQNGHLVIPDRPGWGTDPNEEALRAHPPKTTGGLLNYGRKS; from the coding sequence ATGACCAGATCATCAAAAGCAACGAGTCTTGAAATTCTCGCCTGCGACGCCGGCTGGCGAAACTACCACTTCGTCAAGCTGACGACCGAGGACGGCATCGTCGGATGGAGCGAGTTCGACGAGGGCTTCGGCTCGCCTGGCGTCGGCGCTGCGATCCAGCGCCTGTCCGCCCGCGTCGTCGGGCAGAACGTCTTCCGGCACGAGCGCATCTACGCAGAGCTGTTCGCGGCCACGCGTCCCGCCGCCGGCGGCGTGGTGGCGCAGGCGCTCGGCGCGATCGAGAATGCGCTGCTCGATGCCAAGGCGAAGTGTCTCGGTGTGCCCTGCTACGAACTGCTCGGCGGCAAGATCCGCGACCGTGTCAGGGTTTATTGGTCGCATTGCGCGACGTGGCGGATCAATCATCCGTCCTGGTACAAGCCGCCGATCGAGAACCTTGACGGCGTCAAGGCAATGGGACGCGAAGTGCGCGAGAACAAGTTCACCGCGCTCAAGACCAACATCTTCTCCTACGACGACGGCAAGCCAACCGGTTGGCGACCGGGCTTCGGCTCGCCCTTCGCCCCCGAGATCAACGTCGATCGCAAGATCCTGCGCGACCTGCGCATGCATCTGGAAGCGATCCGCGACGGTGCAGGCCCTGATGTCGACATCCTGCTTGACTGCAACTTCAACGCCAAGACCGAGGGCTATCTGGAGATCCTGCGCACCATTGCGGACCTCGACATGTTCTGGATCGAGATCGACAGCTTCAATCCGGAAGCGCTCGGGTACATCCGCAGGCAAAGTCCGCATCCGATCTCGTCCTGCGAGACGCTATTGGGCTTGCGGGAATTCCTGCCCTATTTCCGCGAGCAGGCCATGGACGTCGCGATCATCGACACACCCTGGAACGGCGTCTGGCAGTCGATGAAGATCGCAGCCGCTGCGGAAGCGTTCGAAGTCAACGTTGCGCCACATAATTTCTACGGCCATCTCTGCTCGATGATGAACGCGCATTTCTGCGCCGCCGTGCCGAACCTGCGCATCATGGAGATCGACATCGATCGCCTGGCATGGGACCGCGAACTGTTCACGCATGAGCCCGAAATTCAGAACGGCCATCTGGTCATTCCGGACCGACCCGGCTGGGGCACCGATCCGAACGAGGAAGCCCTTCGCGCGCACCCGCCAAAGACCACCGGCGGACTGCTCAACTACGGCCGCAAGAGCTAG
- a CDS encoding FecR family protein, which produces MLSKIGMRCAFAAALILGTACGASAADDGVWSVGKATGEVWVATSGAQQVSLNQQEALKPGDTIRTGRNGRVLLVRGEETILISPNSVVGLPTESKEGLSTTIIQQAGSILLEVEKRNVKHFEVETPYLAAVVKGTQFSVTVAAGSTKVGVLRGQVEVSDFKTGQIAQVLPGQAATVFEHGKPGLSLSGAGTFNPIEHGKPRASSIERVPVPKSGLPAPRNGANGHMIHALGPIDKGTKAAGALKPSQQAAGAHASKGGAAKPGVVRISNSLGEVKLNVHKVTHGLAHGGGAPGQVRNAHASTETVWSDSKSGTNASNSTVQTAVTTSSGVTAGSTSSSAASTTIAATTAGASSDGSGGGSGNSDGKTKPDKGNSGNGNSGNGNSGNGNGNSGATGNGKGNNGNGNGNGGGNGSNGHGNAFGHNKH; this is translated from the coding sequence ATGCTGAGCAAAATTGGAATGCGGTGCGCCTTCGCGGCTGCGCTGATCCTGGGAACGGCTTGCGGCGCATCCGCCGCCGACGATGGCGTCTGGTCGGTCGGCAAAGCCACCGGCGAGGTCTGGGTCGCCACCAGCGGCGCGCAGCAGGTCTCGTTGAATCAGCAGGAGGCGCTTAAGCCCGGCGACACCATTCGCACCGGACGTAATGGCCGCGTGCTGCTCGTCCGCGGCGAGGAAACGATCCTGATCTCTCCCAACTCGGTGGTCGGCTTGCCGACCGAGAGCAAGGAGGGCCTCTCGACTACCATCATCCAGCAGGCAGGTTCGATCCTGCTCGAGGTCGAGAAGCGCAACGTCAAGCATTTCGAGGTCGAGACGCCCTATCTCGCCGCTGTCGTCAAGGGAACGCAGTTCAGCGTCACCGTGGCCGCGGGCAGCACCAAGGTCGGCGTGCTTCGCGGCCAGGTCGAGGTCTCCGACTTCAAGACGGGACAGATCGCCCAGGTCCTGCCGGGGCAGGCCGCCACCGTTTTTGAGCATGGCAAGCCTGGTCTCAGCCTGAGCGGCGCCGGGACTTTCAATCCGATCGAGCACGGCAAGCCACGCGCCTCGAGCATCGAGCGCGTGCCCGTGCCGAAATCGGGCCTGCCGGCGCCGCGCAACGGGGCGAATGGCCACATGATCCATGCGCTCGGGCCGATCGATAAGGGCACCAAGGCGGCTGGCGCGCTCAAGCCATCGCAACAGGCGGCTGGAGCTCACGCGTCCAAGGGCGGTGCTGCAAAGCCCGGCGTCGTACGCATCTCGAACTCGCTCGGCGAGGTCAAGCTGAACGTCCACAAGGTCACGCACGGGCTCGCCCACGGCGGCGGTGCCCCCGGACAGGTGCGCAACGCGCACGCCAGCACGGAGACGGTCTGGAGCGACTCGAAATCGGGCACAAACGCATCCAACAGCACCGTCCAGACTGCGGTAACCACGAGCAGCGGCGTGACGGCTGGCAGCACCAGTTCGTCGGCTGCAAGCACGACAATAGCCGCGACCACGGCAGGTGCGTCCAGCGACGGTTCGGGCGGCGGCAGCGGAAATTCCGATGGCAAGACCAAACCGGATAAGGGCAACTCCGGTAACGGCAATTCCGGCAATGGGAATTCCGGCAACGGCAATGGCAACAGCGGTGCCACCGGAAACGGCAAGGGCAACAACGGCAACGGCAATGGCAATGGCGGCGGCAACGGCAGCAATGGCCACGGCAATGCCTTTGGCCACAACAAGCACTGA
- a CDS encoding cytochrome c, with protein MRWRETCGIAVVILLCAFASGAQAQSLYGLGRPATAAEIAGWNIDIGRDGSNLPKGSGSVSHGREVFAQQCASCHGDKGEGGLGDRLVGGQGTMATPKPIRTVGSYWPYAPTLFDYIRRAMPQNAPQSLSDEEVYAVSAYILNLNGLVGADATLDAKSLAAVKMPNRDRFVGDTRPDVKH; from the coding sequence ATGCGCTGGCGTGAGACTTGCGGCATTGCCGTCGTCATCTTGCTGTGTGCGTTCGCGAGCGGAGCGCAAGCACAAAGCCTGTACGGCCTCGGACGCCCCGCGACAGCTGCGGAGATCGCGGGCTGGAATATCGACATCGGACGCGACGGCAGCAATCTCCCGAAGGGAAGTGGCTCGGTCAGCCATGGGCGCGAGGTGTTCGCCCAGCAATGTGCATCATGCCATGGCGACAAAGGCGAGGGCGGGCTGGGTGACCGGCTCGTCGGTGGGCAGGGCACGATGGCAACGCCAAAGCCGATCCGCACCGTCGGCAGCTATTGGCCATATGCGCCGACGCTGTTCGACTACATCCGCCGTGCGATGCCGCAGAACGCGCCGCAATCGCTGAGCGATGAGGAGGTTTATGCGGTGTCCGCGTACATCCTGAACCTGAACGGGCTGGTGGGAGCGGATGCGACGCTCGATGCCAAATCGCTTGCGGCTGTCAAGATGCCGAACCGCGACCGGTTCGTCGGCGATACGCGGCCGGATGTGAAACACTGA
- a CDS encoding EAL domain-containing protein produces MKRYRPHILVVTALAIVLSTGWHGALRNALTDLRFAWQSRAASGNVVVVAIDAPSIDQIGVWPWPRRLHAELLQRLEAAGAQDVAFDVDFSSPSDPASDEAFVNALREAGGSTILPSFKQPAPNGGAAHINRPLKPFGNQSWPALVNVAIESDGLVRRYPFGEKLGDALMPSMAVVLAGQDANRRPPFLIDFSIRAGSVPSVSYVDVLRGKAAALDRLRDKKIIIGATALELGDRFSVPNGRIISGPILQALAAESILQNRMLRWTSDTGMILGLAVICLLMMYSWRRFASGIRVAILISAGAAFELVAILVQARWPFIIDTSLFHIAIVAYLTAIALDEIDFRGLLGRIAESRFHRIAMSLGDGLVCTDEDQLITVWNPGASAIFGYMPAEIIGRPFETLCAVPVDGEARPSTRDAARQALLAPGGAVVIEFEGRRKNGETFPVEASFSGWQGTDGFQYGAILRDISVRKREAERVRYLAEYDVLTGLVNRNTLHAGLVGMIADAAQRPCEVALLVIGLDGFQSINDMLGHSAGDLVLQAVATRLKAHAGDGAVVARLSGDEFAIARKGADGDERIAEYAERIARAFEAPLATGTRQHRVRISIGVAVHPEGGHNADDLLSNGHLALTKAKLTRRGGHVVFESAIRQELENRLTLESELALAADRGEFELFYQPQVRLIDASLVGAEALIRWRHPVRGYVSPGEFMPVVNSSALSERIGNWVMETACRQARAWELSGDPVRVAINLSPSQLHSGDLAHSVAGMLEATGLTPSLLEIEVTEDILLHDEARVLDMFKRIQQLGVRVLFDDFGTGYASLSYLKKFPLDGLKIDRSFVLGLLANSDDAAIVGSTIGLSKQLGLTVVAEGIENRATADFLVSMGCEEGQGYFFGRPMPAEAFERQFLAAECAAVSAA; encoded by the coding sequence GTGAAGCGCTATCGTCCGCATATTCTAGTCGTGACCGCGCTGGCGATCGTGCTGTCGACGGGGTGGCATGGTGCGCTTCGCAACGCGCTGACCGACCTACGGTTTGCCTGGCAATCGCGCGCCGCGAGCGGCAACGTCGTCGTGGTGGCCATTGACGCGCCCTCAATCGACCAGATCGGGGTATGGCCCTGGCCGCGCCGGCTGCACGCGGAACTGTTGCAAAGGTTAGAGGCTGCGGGGGCACAGGACGTCGCTTTCGACGTCGATTTCAGCTCGCCATCCGATCCGGCCTCCGACGAGGCTTTCGTCAACGCGCTGCGTGAGGCAGGCGGCTCGACCATCCTGCCGTCCTTCAAGCAGCCGGCGCCGAATGGCGGCGCAGCTCACATCAATCGCCCCCTGAAGCCGTTCGGCAACCAGTCGTGGCCCGCGCTGGTCAATGTCGCCATCGAATCCGACGGGCTCGTTCGCCGATATCCGTTCGGCGAGAAGCTCGGCGATGCCCTGATGCCTTCGATGGCCGTCGTGCTGGCCGGGCAGGACGCCAATCGGCGGCCGCCGTTCCTGATCGATTTCAGCATTCGGGCGGGCTCCGTTCCAAGTGTCTCCTATGTCGACGTGCTCCGCGGCAAAGCCGCCGCTCTCGACAGGCTGAGAGACAAGAAGATCATCATTGGAGCGACGGCGCTCGAACTCGGCGACCGCTTCAGCGTTCCAAATGGCCGCATCATCTCCGGACCCATCCTCCAGGCGCTGGCAGCGGAATCGATCCTCCAGAACCGGATGCTGCGCTGGACTTCCGATACCGGCATGATCCTGGGTCTCGCGGTGATCTGCCTGCTGATGATGTATTCGTGGCGCCGCTTCGCTTCGGGAATTCGCGTCGCAATCCTGATCTCGGCCGGGGCGGCCTTCGAGCTGGTTGCGATCCTCGTTCAGGCAAGATGGCCCTTCATCATCGACACATCGTTGTTCCACATCGCGATTGTCGCTTATCTGACGGCGATCGCACTCGACGAGATCGATTTTCGTGGTCTGCTGGGGCGCATCGCCGAAAGCCGCTTTCATCGTATCGCGATGTCGCTCGGCGATGGCCTCGTCTGCACCGACGAAGATCAGCTGATCACCGTTTGGAACCCCGGCGCCAGCGCGATCTTCGGCTATATGCCCGCCGAGATCATCGGCCGCCCGTTCGAAACGCTATGTGCCGTTCCGGTGGACGGTGAGGCGAGGCCGTCCACGCGCGACGCCGCGCGCCAGGCACTCCTCGCACCCGGCGGAGCGGTCGTCATCGAGTTCGAAGGGCGGCGCAAGAACGGTGAAACTTTCCCGGTCGAGGCGAGCTTCTCGGGCTGGCAGGGAACGGACGGCTTCCAATACGGAGCCATCCTGCGCGACATTTCGGTCCGCAAGCGCGAGGCCGAACGCGTCAGATATCTCGCCGAGTACGACGTGCTGACCGGTCTGGTCAACCGCAACACGCTGCACGCCGGACTGGTCGGCATGATCGCGGATGCAGCGCAGCGTCCTTGCGAGGTCGCGCTGCTCGTGATCGGGCTCGACGGTTTCCAGAGCATCAACGACATGCTGGGCCATTCTGCCGGAGACCTCGTGCTGCAGGCGGTCGCTACTCGCCTGAAAGCCCACGCGGGCGACGGCGCTGTCGTTGCCCGGCTTAGCGGCGACGAATTCGCAATTGCGCGCAAAGGCGCCGATGGCGACGAGCGGATCGCAGAGTACGCCGAACGAATTGCGCGCGCGTTCGAAGCGCCGCTTGCGACCGGCACGCGGCAGCATCGCGTCAGGATCAGCATCGGCGTCGCGGTCCATCCGGAAGGCGGACACAACGCCGACGATCTCCTGAGCAACGGCCATCTTGCGTTGACCAAGGCAAAGCTGACGCGGCGCGGCGGTCATGTGGTCTTCGAGAGCGCGATCCGGCAGGAGCTGGAGAACCGCCTGACGCTGGAGAGCGAATTGGCGCTTGCCGCGGATCGCGGCGAGTTCGAGCTGTTCTACCAGCCCCAGGTTCGCCTGATCGACGCCAGCCTGGTCGGGGCCGAAGCGCTCATCCGCTGGCGGCATCCCGTGCGCGGCTACGTTTCGCCCGGAGAGTTCATGCCCGTGGTCAACAGCTCAGCCCTGTCCGAGCGGATCGGAAACTGGGTGATGGAGACTGCCTGCCGCCAGGCACGCGCCTGGGAATTGTCAGGCGACCCTGTGCGCGTCGCGATCAACCTGTCACCCTCGCAGCTTCACTCCGGCGACCTCGCCCATTCGGTTGCGGGGATGCTCGAAGCGACGGGGCTCACACCGTCGCTGCTCGAGATTGAGGTCACTGAGGACATCCTGCTTCACGACGAAGCCCGCGTGCTCGACATGTTCAAGCGTATTCAGCAGCTCGGCGTCCGCGTTCTGTTCGACGATTTCGGCACTGGCTATGCGAGCCTGAGCTATCTGAAGAAGTTTCCGCTCGACGGGCTCAAGATCGACCGGTCGTTCGTGCTCGGTCTGCTCGCGAATTCCGACGATGCCGCGATCGTCGGGTCGACCATCGGCCTCAGCAAACAGCTCGGACTGACGGTCGTGGCCGAGGGCATCGAGAATCGCGCTACGGCCGACTTCCTGGTGAGCATGGGATGCGAGGAAGGCCAGGGCTATTTCTTCGGCCGTCCGATGCCGGCGGAAGCATTCGAGCGGCAGTTCCTCGCAGCCGAGTGCGCCGCCGTCAGTGCGGCCTGA
- a CDS encoding EAL domain-containing protein, producing the protein MAVKCAGCADGTELPFQFKMAFQPIVNVVEHRIWGYEALVRGPNGESAHSVLSQLTDQQLYRFDQAARVLAIETAGALFDDPEARLSINFLPNAVYEPRACIQKSLEAARRASFPTSNLMFEFTENERISDPAHIENIVRAYKAFGFWTALDDFGAGYAGLSLLARLQPNLIKIDMELVRDIQLSHPKQVIVASVAAIARELDITVLAEGVESEAELTSLRAAGIALFQGYYFAKPGFMSLPQVAGLQRLDVSIASAS; encoded by the coding sequence ATGGCTGTGAAGTGTGCGGGATGTGCCGACGGGACCGAGCTCCCGTTCCAGTTCAAGATGGCGTTTCAGCCGATCGTCAACGTCGTCGAGCACCGCATCTGGGGCTATGAGGCCCTGGTGCGCGGTCCGAACGGCGAAAGTGCGCATAGCGTCCTTAGCCAGCTCACCGACCAGCAGCTCTATCGCTTCGACCAGGCCGCACGCGTGCTGGCGATCGAAACCGCAGGCGCGCTGTTCGACGATCCGGAGGCGCGGCTCTCGATCAACTTCCTGCCGAACGCGGTCTACGAGCCGCGCGCATGCATCCAGAAATCGCTGGAGGCCGCGCGCCGCGCGAGCTTTCCGACCTCGAATTTGATGTTCGAATTCACCGAGAACGAGCGGATCAGCGATCCCGCCCATATCGAAAACATCGTCCGCGCCTACAAGGCCTTCGGGTTCTGGACCGCACTGGACGATTTCGGCGCGGGCTATGCCGGCCTCAGCCTGCTTGCGCGGTTGCAGCCGAACCTGATCAAGATCGACATGGAGCTCGTGCGAGACATCCAGCTCAGCCATCCCAAGCAGGTGATCGTCGCCTCGGTGGCCGCGATCGCGCGCGAGCTCGATATCACCGTGCTGGCCGAAGGCGTCGAGAGCGAGGCCGAGCTCACTTCCTTGCGGGCCGCCGGCATCGCGCTGTTCCAGGGTTACTATTTCGCCAAACCAGGCTTCATGTCGCTGCCGCAGGTTGCGGGACTCCAGCGGCTGGATGTCTCGATCGCAAGTGCCTCGTGA
- the soxC gene encoding sulfite dehydrogenase, with product MSRTFDAADKPAGTTRRRFLRGSAAAAGGAVLGAGASVAAGIDNLPPNIPEWMKAPGEPTGGQLYGAPSSFEKGVVKNISKTLKQYISASSRTPLQELDGIITPNGLFYERHHGGVPTIDPAQHRLMLHGLLERPLIFTMDDLRRFPSESRVHFLECSGNPGYSKPYGKTASDLVGLVSCAEWTGVSLKLVLQEAGLKPEAKWVVAEGADAAALTRSIPIEKCLEDAMLVYSQNGERLRPQQGYPLRLFLPGFEGNMSVKWLRRLHVTAEPVYSREETSKYTDLLPDGTAREFSFYMEAKSIITRPSGGQRLGAPGFHEITGIAWSGHGKIARVEASVDEGKSWQPAQLQEPVLTRALTRFRLPWQWDGKPAVIQSRAIDETGYVQPTLSELLAVRGENYFYHNNAIWPWRIAADGEVTNALA from the coding sequence ATGAGCCGCACGTTCGACGCCGCCGACAAACCCGCGGGGACGACTCGCCGCCGCTTTCTGCGCGGCAGCGCTGCCGCTGCGGGTGGTGCTGTCCTGGGCGCCGGCGCATCGGTTGCCGCCGGGATCGACAACCTTCCACCCAACATTCCCGAATGGATGAAGGCGCCGGGCGAACCGACGGGGGGCCAGCTCTATGGCGCGCCATCGTCGTTCGAGAAGGGCGTCGTCAAGAACATCTCGAAGACTCTCAAACAGTACATCTCGGCCTCCAGCCGGACGCCGTTGCAGGAACTCGATGGCATCATCACGCCGAATGGACTGTTCTACGAGCGTCACCACGGCGGCGTTCCGACCATCGATCCGGCCCAGCACCGGCTGATGCTGCACGGGCTGCTCGAGCGCCCGCTGATCTTCACAATGGACGATCTCAGGCGTTTCCCGTCGGAATCGCGCGTCCACTTTCTCGAATGCTCCGGCAATCCCGGCTACAGCAAGCCTTACGGCAAGACAGCGTCGGACCTTGTGGGTCTGGTGAGTTGTGCAGAATGGACCGGCGTCAGCCTCAAGCTGGTGCTGCAAGAGGCCGGGCTGAAGCCGGAAGCCAAATGGGTCGTCGCCGAGGGCGCCGACGCGGCTGCACTGACCCGCAGCATCCCGATCGAGAAATGCCTCGAGGACGCCATGCTGGTCTACAGCCAGAACGGCGAGCGGCTGCGCCCGCAGCAGGGCTATCCGCTGCGGTTGTTCCTGCCGGGCTTCGAGGGCAATATGAGCGTGAAGTGGCTGCGCCGCCTGCATGTGACGGCTGAGCCGGTTTACTCGCGCGAGGAGACCTCGAAATACACAGACCTGCTGCCGGACGGCACCGCGCGTGAATTTTCGTTCTACATGGAGGCGAAGTCGATCATCACGAGGCCCTCCGGCGGCCAACGCCTGGGCGCGCCCGGCTTCCACGAGATCACCGGCATCGCCTGGAGCGGGCATGGCAAGATCGCGCGCGTCGAAGCGTCCGTCGACGAGGGAAAGAGTTGGCAACCGGCGCAATTGCAGGAGCCGGTGCTGACGCGAGCGTTGACACGCTTTCGCCTGCCCTGGCAGTGGGACGGCAAGCCTGCCGTGATCCAGAGCCGTGCCATCGACGAGACCGGTTATGTGCAGCCGACGCTCTCCGAGTTGCTCGCGGTCCGCGGCGAGAACTATTTCTACCACAACAACGCAATCTGGCCCTGGCGCATCGCGGCTGACGGCGAGGTGACCAATGCGCTGGCGTGA